One window of Nostoc sp. NIES-3756 genomic DNA carries:
- a CDS encoding iron-siderophore ABC transporter substrate-binding protein, giving the protein MINKDWDKHIKLFLIVILNVIFLKGCYIFLPQKIYFENHNSIVSECRKVKHELGESCIPPNPQRIIVTDQESLESLVALGLKPIATTIANRVGSKADILKGKIDGITYLGKESQINIEKLVQLNPDLILGLWINPQEYKLFSQVAPTVSIGFTETGWKKTFKEMAKIVDRKQEAEKVLEQYQQRIEKLKLAFAQKPEKPEITVMRFYTDLKFTQFLNQKSFPVAILEELNLSIPLAQRQLNNSTVSYENVSLERVDLLEADAMFIALDPGAEENFQKYKTSRLWQTLNVVQKNRVYTVNSSYWIFGSVLSANAVLDDIVKYLLSNA; this is encoded by the coding sequence ATGATCAATAAAGACTGGGATAAGCATATTAAATTATTTTTAATAGTCATTTTAAATGTAATATTTCTCAAAGGTTGCTATATTTTCTTACCTCAGAAAATATACTTTGAAAACCACAATTCAATAGTATCAGAATGCCGAAAAGTTAAGCATGAATTGGGAGAAAGCTGTATTCCTCCCAATCCACAACGAATTATAGTTACTGACCAAGAAAGTTTAGAATCGTTAGTAGCTTTGGGTTTAAAACCAATAGCGACAACGATCGCAAATCGGGTCGGTAGTAAAGCAGATATCTTAAAGGGTAAAATTGATGGAATTACTTATTTAGGGAAGGAAAGTCAAATAAATATTGAAAAGCTTGTACAATTAAATCCTGATTTAATTCTAGGTTTGTGGATTAACCCTCAAGAATATAAGTTATTTTCTCAAGTAGCTCCAACAGTTTCAATAGGTTTTACAGAAACAGGTTGGAAAAAAACTTTTAAAGAAATGGCTAAAATAGTAGATAGAAAACAAGAAGCAGAAAAAGTCCTAGAGCAATATCAACAAAGAATTGAAAAGTTAAAGCTAGCTTTCGCTCAAAAACCAGAAAAACCAGAGATTACTGTGATGCGGTTTTATACAGACTTGAAATTTACTCAGTTTCTCAATCAAAAATCATTCCCTGTAGCTATCTTAGAAGAACTAAATCTGTCTATTCCCCTTGCACAACGTCAACTTAATAATTCAACTGTTAGTTATGAGAATGTTAGTTTAGAGCGTGTAGATTTGCTAGAAGCAGATGCAATGTTTATAGCCCTAGATCCAGGTGCAGAAGAAAATTTTCAAAAATATAAAACTAGCCGTTTATGGCAAACATTAAATGTAGTTCAAAAAAATCGAGTCTATACTGTTAATTCTAGTTATTGGATATTTGGCAGTGTACTATCTGCAAATGCCGTTTTAGATGACATTGTTAAATACTTATTGTCAAATGCGTAA
- a CDS encoding ABC transporter ATP-binding protein, with protein sequence MKGLSTKGLTLAYDGVQIIRDLNLAIPTRQICALVGANGCGKSTLLRGLARLLKPYGGAVYLDGESILKLSTKEVAQQLGILPQSPAAPEGLTVRDLVAQGRYPYQNWLQQWSPKDEKIVQQALEITDLLNLADRALNTLSGGQRQRAWIAMALAQDTDILLLDEPTTFLDLAHQIEVLDLLYDLNQHQGRTIVMVLHELNQACRYADYLVAVKEGRIYTSGEPKQVMTEEMVQEVFGLECRVVPDPVVGTPMCVPIGRKARKN encoded by the coding sequence ATGAAAGGATTATCAACCAAAGGTCTGACTTTAGCTTATGATGGAGTGCAAATTATCCGGGACTTAAATTTGGCAATCCCAACCAGACAAATTTGTGCTTTAGTTGGTGCTAATGGTTGCGGTAAATCAACTTTATTAAGAGGTTTAGCAAGATTGCTCAAACCTTATGGTGGTGCAGTATATCTTGATGGAGAGTCTATCTTAAAGCTTTCTACCAAAGAAGTCGCACAGCAGTTAGGAATTTTACCCCAGAGTCCTGCCGCACCAGAAGGGTTAACGGTAAGAGATTTAGTAGCACAAGGCCGTTATCCTTATCAAAATTGGTTACAGCAGTGGTCACCTAAGGATGAAAAAATCGTCCAGCAGGCGTTAGAAATTACAGATTTGTTGAATCTGGCAGATAGAGCATTAAATACCTTGTCTGGTGGACAGCGACAACGAGCTTGGATTGCAATGGCGCTTGCACAAGATACAGATATTTTACTATTAGATGAACCAACTACCTTTTTAGACTTGGCGCATCAGATAGAAGTTTTAGATTTGCTATATGATTTGAATCAGCATCAGGGAAGAACTATTGTCATGGTGCTGCATGAGTTAAATCAGGCTTGTCGTTATGCAGATTATTTAGTCGCGGTCAAAGAAGGTCGGATTTATACTTCTGGCGAACCAAAGCAAGTAATGACTGAGGAGATGGTACAAGAAGTTTTCGGATTAGAGTGTCGTGTTGTTCCTGACCCAGTTGTAGGAACTCCAATGTGTGTCCCAATAGGTCGGAAGGCAAGAAAAAATTAA
- a CDS encoding FecCD family ABC transporter permease translates to MKVDWLVIRTPKLSFRIDKRIPLMLLCLVGVIVVVMVMNIGRGEYPISPLDIVKTLLGLDTGNRDHAFVIYNLRLPRTFVAFMVGVGLATSGAIFQGLTHNPLADPGIIGINAGASLAAVAVIILFPSAPIYILPLSAFAGALLMATLIYSLAWNNGSSPVLFILIGVGLSAIASAFTSLMITFGEIYSVTDALVWLAGSVYGRTWEQVLALLPWLIVLIPMALILARHLNVLNLGDDVAKGLGTNVEWQRALLVPVGVALAGASVATAGMIGFVGLIAPHIGRQLVGPNHQELIPTAALLGGMLVVMADFLGRTVFAPIEIPCGVVTATVGAPYFLYLLIRNSKK, encoded by the coding sequence ATGAAGGTTGATTGGCTAGTCATCCGCACCCCAAAGCTATCTTTTCGGATAGACAAACGTATACCATTGATGCTGCTATGTTTGGTAGGAGTCATTGTGGTAGTAATGGTGATGAATATAGGACGAGGTGAATACCCAATCTCGCCCTTAGATATTGTCAAAACTTTATTAGGGTTAGATACAGGCAACAGGGATCATGCTTTTGTGATTTATAATCTGCGGCTACCTCGTACCTTTGTTGCTTTCATGGTAGGGGTGGGGCTGGCTACTTCTGGAGCTATATTTCAAGGTTTGACACATAACCCTTTAGCTGATCCCGGTATTATTGGCATTAATGCTGGAGCAAGCCTTGCAGCAGTAGCAGTAATTATTCTATTTCCTTCAGCACCAATTTACATCTTGCCCCTATCAGCTTTTGCTGGTGCTTTACTGATGGCTACTTTGATTTACTCCTTAGCTTGGAATAATGGTAGTTCTCCTGTTCTGTTCATTTTAATAGGCGTGGGTTTGTCTGCGATCGCCAGTGCTTTTACCAGCTTGATGATTACCTTTGGCGAAATTTACAGTGTTACTGATGCTTTGGTATGGTTAGCTGGCAGTGTCTACGGACGCACCTGGGAGCAAGTCTTGGCTTTATTGCCTTGGTTGATAGTTCTCATACCGATGGCGTTGATATTAGCAAGACATTTGAACGTTTTAAATTTAGGTGATGATGTAGCCAAAGGCTTAGGTACTAATGTGGAATGGCAACGTGCTTTACTCGTGCCGGTGGGTGTAGCTTTAGCAGGTGCATCAGTAGCTACAGCCGGAATGATTGGTTTTGTTGGTTTAATTGCACCGCATATAGGAAGACAGTTAGTAGGCCCAAATCATCAAGAGTTAATTCCCACCGCCGCACTGTTGGGGGGAATGCTTGTTGTAATGGCAGACTTCTTAGGAAGAACTGTGTTTGCACCTATCGAAATTCCCTGCGGAGTAGTAACTGCAACTGTTGGCGCTCCTTATTTTCTGTATTTGCTAATTCGTAACAGTAAAAAATAA
- a CDS encoding FecCD family ABC transporter permease, with amino-acid sequence MATKTLLEDIKKPQIPPLLGIVLGLIILLVNLLYSVTLGAAQIPLEDILASFVTFDGSYNHLVIQTVRLPRSLIAIFVGSALAVAGALMQGLTRNPLADPGILGIEAGAALAVVASIFVFDSSSSSVLTIVALLGAGATAMLVYCLSSLGRGGATPLNLTVAGAAVTALISSLTTAILIVSQRTLDEIRFWLAGSLSGRDINILLQVLPFVVIGLIVAFALGRQITTMSLGEDVAKSLGQQTAWIKIITVISVVLLAGSSVALAGPIGFIGLVVPHMVRFFVKANYRWILPYSAILGANLVLIADIAARILLKPQELPVGVMTALLGAPFFVYLAKSKVKK; translated from the coding sequence ATGGCAACTAAAACGTTACTTGAAGATATAAAGAAACCACAAATACCACCTTTATTAGGTATTGTTCTAGGATTAATTATCCTACTAGTTAACTTACTGTACAGTGTCACTCTGGGTGCAGCGCAAATACCTCTTGAAGATATTCTGGCATCTTTTGTCACTTTTGATGGTTCCTACAATCATTTAGTGATTCAGACTGTGAGATTACCGCGATCTCTCATTGCTATTTTTGTTGGATCAGCCTTAGCGGTTGCTGGAGCTTTAATGCAAGGTTTAACGCGCAACCCCCTAGCAGATCCAGGTATTTTAGGTATTGAGGCAGGAGCAGCACTAGCTGTAGTTGCCTCAATTTTTGTTTTTGACAGTTCTTCTTCAAGTGTTTTAACCATTGTCGCCTTGTTGGGTGCTGGAGCCACAGCGATGTTAGTCTATTGTCTAAGCTCTTTAGGAAGAGGAGGAGCTACGCCACTCAATTTGACAGTGGCTGGTGCGGCTGTCACGGCTCTGATCTCTTCTCTCACCACTGCTATCCTCATCGTCAGTCAACGAACATTAGATGAAATTAGATTTTGGTTAGCTGGTTCATTGTCTGGCCGCGATATCAATATACTCTTACAAGTTCTGCCTTTCGTTGTTATAGGATTAATAGTTGCTTTTGCCCTTGGTAGACAAATTACCACCATGAGCCTCGGTGAAGATGTAGCAAAAAGCTTAGGTCAACAAACAGCTTGGATAAAAATAATTACTGTTATCAGCGTAGTTTTACTGGCGGGAAGTTCAGTAGCTCTTGCTGGGCCAATCGGTTTTATTGGTTTAGTAGTTCCTCATATGGTGAGATTTTTTGTTAAAGCTAATTATCGTTGGATTTTGCCTTATTCGGCAATTTTGGGAGCAAATCTAGTCTTAATTGCAGATATTGCTGCGCGTATATTACTCAAGCCCCAGGAATTACCTGTAGGTGTAATGACCGCACTTTTAGGCGCACCCTTCTTTGTATATCTAGCTAAGTCAAAGGTGAAAAAATGA
- a CDS encoding acylase, translating to MFFTAKTELDNLLGTRKLLRNLLAFLLSVIFTLVVSSQTISSTLKSTEILWDTYGIPHIYSNNVQKAFQAFGWAQMQSHGNLLLRLYGQARGKAAEYWGEEYLDSDKWVLTMGVPNRAIVWYEAQSPAFRSYIDAFAAGINAYAKEHADLIDDEVEVALPIKPEDVLSHLQRLLLFTFVVDPGRVADMSPAKATPGSNGWAIAPKRSASGKAMLLANPHLPWGDLFLWYEAQITAPGIDAYGATLVGIPVLAIAFNDNLGWTHTVNTHDGWDAYELKLQKGGYLFDGKVRPFETTSFPLKVKQKNGYLREQILTVNSSVHGPVVSQKDGKVLALRVVGQNSPGVLEQWWDMARSRNLTQFQKVLQRLQLPMFTVMYADREGHIMHLFNGLVPVRKQGDFAYWEGIISGDTSKTLWTKNHPYQDLPKVIDPASGWLQNANDPPWTTTFPTAIKAENYPSYIAPRGPMDFRAQISAKMLAEDDSISFDEMIAYKHSTRMELADRILDDLIEAAQKSKDELVRRAVYVLAAWDRKTDANSKGAVLFNSWVDNLDLDKAFSTPWQEKSPRTTPDGLADPESAVKALSDVAAKVEKTYGRLDVAWGDVFRLQYGNLDLPANGGDDDKGIFRVLNFAPTSDGRFQAVHGDSYVAAVEFSQPVKAKALTSYGNATQPNSSHAGDQLKLLARQKLRPVWRTRQEITAHLEERTVF from the coding sequence ATGTTTTTTACAGCAAAAACTGAGCTTGATAATCTTTTAGGTACAAGGAAACTTTTAAGAAACTTGTTAGCGTTTCTATTAAGTGTCATATTTACGCTAGTAGTTAGTAGCCAAACTATAAGTTCTACACTTAAAAGTACAGAAATCCTTTGGGATACTTATGGAATCCCTCACATTTACAGTAATAATGTCCAAAAAGCTTTTCAGGCTTTTGGTTGGGCGCAAATGCAAAGTCATGGAAACTTGCTGTTGCGCCTGTATGGACAAGCACGAGGAAAGGCTGCCGAATATTGGGGAGAGGAATATTTAGATTCAGATAAATGGGTATTGACGATGGGCGTACCCAACAGAGCGATCGTTTGGTATGAAGCACAAAGTCCAGCGTTTCGGAGTTATATAGATGCCTTTGCCGCAGGAATTAATGCCTATGCCAAAGAACATGCCGATCTAATTGACGATGAAGTAGAAGTAGCTTTACCAATCAAGCCAGAAGATGTACTAAGTCACCTGCAACGTTTACTGTTATTTACTTTTGTTGTTGATCCAGGACGAGTAGCAGATATGAGTCCTGCAAAAGCTACCCCAGGTTCTAATGGTTGGGCGATCGCACCAAAAAGGTCAGCTAGTGGGAAGGCGATGCTGTTGGCTAATCCTCACTTGCCTTGGGGAGATTTATTTTTGTGGTACGAAGCTCAAATTACCGCGCCTGGAATTGATGCTTATGGAGCAACATTAGTGGGGATTCCCGTATTAGCGATCGCCTTTAACGATAATCTAGGTTGGACTCACACAGTCAATACTCATGATGGTTGGGATGCCTACGAACTGAAATTGCAGAAAGGCGGCTATCTTTTTGATGGCAAAGTTCGCCCTTTTGAAACAACAAGTTTTCCATTGAAGGTGAAGCAAAAAAATGGTTATTTACGCGAACAAATATTGACAGTCAACAGTTCTGTTCATGGGCCTGTAGTTAGCCAGAAAGATGGCAAAGTCTTAGCACTGCGTGTTGTTGGTCAAAACAGTCCTGGTGTTTTAGAACAATGGTGGGATATGGCCAGATCCCGCAATCTCACTCAATTTCAGAAGGTATTGCAACGTTTGCAATTGCCTATGTTTACTGTTATGTATGCTGACCGCGAAGGGCATATTATGCACTTGTTCAACGGTTTAGTTCCTGTACGCAAACAAGGTGATTTTGCATATTGGGAAGGTATTATTTCTGGTGATACATCCAAAACTTTGTGGACTAAAAATCATCCTTACCAAGATTTGCCCAAAGTGATTGATCCTGCTAGTGGCTGGTTGCAAAATGCTAATGACCCACCTTGGACTACAACATTTCCCACTGCCATTAAAGCCGAAAATTATCCATCATATATTGCTCCAAGGGGTCCAATGGATTTCCGGGCGCAGATTTCTGCCAAGATGTTAGCAGAGGATGACAGTATTTCCTTTGATGAAATGATTGCCTACAAGCATTCTACGCGTATGGAGTTGGCAGACAGAATTCTAGATGATTTGATTGAGGCTGCACAAAAATCCAAAGATGAATTAGTCCGCCGCGCCGTTTATGTTCTAGCAGCGTGGGATCGGAAAACGGACGCAAATAGCAAAGGTGCTGTACTGTTTAACTCTTGGGTTGACAATCTAGATTTAGATAAAGCGTTTAGCACTCCTTGGCAAGAAAAATCACCACGCACAACACCTGATGGTTTAGCTGATCCTGAAAGTGCAGTCAAAGCCTTATCAGATGTGGCAGCAAAAGTAGAGAAGACTTATGGAAGGCTAGATGTAGCTTGGGGTGATGTTTTCCGATTACAGTATGGCAATCTAGATTTACCAGCTAATGGTGGTGATGACGATAAAGGTATTTTCCGTGTTCTGAATTTTGCCCCAACAAGTGATGGACGCTTTCAAGCAGTTCATGGTGACTCTTACGTTGCTGCCGTGGAGTTTTCCCAGCCAGTAAAAGCAAAAGCTCTCACCAGTTATGGTAATGCTACTCAACCCAATTCATCCCATGCTGGCGATCAACTAAAACTTTTGGCGCGCCAAAAGTTACGTCCAGTTTGGCGAACCAGACAGGAGATTACAGCCCACTTGGAGGAACGTACAGTCTTCTAA